In Paludibacter propionicigenes WB4, the genomic window ACCATATTCCGGGCCAGTCTTTAGCATGTGTTATCGGATTCTCAAACCATTTGGCAATAACGAATCCGGCGATAATATTTCCTAATACGGCACCAACTCCATTGGTCATTAGCATAAAAACTCCCTGCGCCGATGACTGGATAGATGAGTCTGTGTTTTGCTCAACGAACAATGCTCCTGAAATATTGAAAAAATCGAATGCCATTCCGTAAATAATGCACGAAGACACTATCAATGCGAAACCTATGTTGGTATTTCCGGCCAAACCAAATAAACCAAAACGCAATACCCAGGCAAGCATACTGAGCAACATAACATTTTTGATACCCAGCCTCTTCATAAAGAAAGGAATAGCCAAAATGAAAAGAGTTTCCGAAATTTGAGAAATAGACAAAATTATGGTTGAAAAATTATTGATTATGCCCCCTTTCGGAAACACATCTGCATCCTGCAGAAAGCTGTCACCGTAGGCATTGGTCAATTGAAGTGCAGCTCCCAACATTAAACTAAAGACAAAGAACAGCGCCATCTTTTTTTGTTTAAACAGCACAAAAGCTTCTAACCCTAATTTCTGCACCAACGTTCTGGCAGCAAGACTTTTTGGTTCTTTCTTTACGACAGGCAAAAATATGAACGAGAAAAGAGACAGCGCAAAAGCCATTATCGCTGCAATGAAAAAAGACACTTTTATGCTTTGCCCAAAGCCCCACTCTTTGGTAAACAGATTGGTAATCCACATGGCTACAATAAAACCTACTGTGCCCCAAACCCTTATAGGAGGAAAATATGTTGTAGGATCTTTTCCCTCGTTTTTCAACACATTGAAACCAATCGAATTATTAAGACCGATAGTCGGCATATAAAAACTCATAGCCACGAGTAAAACCCAGAAAAACGGCATCGGCGCATCAATAAGCGGCAGAAAACACATCGTCGCTCCAAACAGTAAATGCAAGATAGCATAAACGTACTTAGCCTGCCATTTATCTGCAATAATTCCAAACAATGTTGGCATAATGAGTGATGCAAATCCCATGGTAGAAAACACCAAACCAAATTCAGCTCCATTCCATTGTTTTTCAACAAAGCCGTAATGCCCCAATGTCATCATCCAGGCACCCCATACAAAGAACTGAAGAAAATTCAGTATTATCAAACGTAACTTTAAATTCATGATTTCTTGTTTTACTTAAGTTGTTTATGCTTTTGAAATAATAACTGCGTGGTTTATTTTGAGTCGGAGTGTCTTTTAATGGCATCACGTATAGTGACAGCCAATTCGTATTTTTCTTTATTTATAGCCATTTCGAGCATTTCTTCCAAGGCTGTCAACGGCAATAAATCCAAATCTTCGTCGGTTAAGTCTTCATTATTTTCGGGTAAATTCACCTTTTTTACTTCCTCTTGTGCCTGTGGCTCTACTTCGGTTCCCACAATATTCAGAATTTCCGATTTAATGTATATCGGACAGTCCGAACGCACTGCCAACGCCACAGCATCCGAAGTGCGGGCGTCAATAATCAGAACGTTATCATCTTTTTTGATATAAAGTTCTGAATAAAACACATCATTCACCATATCATAGATCAACACTTTCTGCAATTCGGCCTCAAACACCCCGAGCAAACTCTTGATTAAGTCATGAGTTAGCGGTCTGGGAGATTTCTTGTTGTTCATCTTTAATGCGATAGATTGCGCCTCAGGTTCGCCAATCATCAC contains:
- a CDS encoding bifunctional nuclease family protein produces the protein MDSDIKLTITGLVYNQTVVGTYGLVLSEELGNRRFSVMIGEPEAQSIALKMNNKKSPRPLTHDLIKSLLGVFEAELQKVLIYDMVNDVFYSELYIKKDDNVLIIDARTSDAVALAVRSDCPIYIKSEILNIVGTEVEPQAQEEVKKVNLPENNEDLTDEDLDLLPLTALEEMLEMAINKEKYELAVTIRDAIKRHSDSK
- a CDS encoding MFS transporter, which encodes MNLKLRLIILNFLQFFVWGAWMMTLGHYGFVEKQWNGAEFGLVFSTMGFASLIMPTLFGIIADKWQAKYVYAILHLLFGATMCFLPLIDAPMPFFWVLLVAMSFYMPTIGLNNSIGFNVLKNEGKDPTTYFPPIRVWGTVGFIVAMWITNLFTKEWGFGQSIKVSFFIAAIMAFALSLFSFIFLPVVKKEPKSLAARTLVQKLGLEAFVLFKQKKMALFFVFSLMLGAALQLTNAYGDSFLQDADVFPKGGIINNFSTIILSISQISETLFILAIPFFMKRLGIKNVMLLSMLAWVLRFGLFGLAGNTNIGFALIVSSCIIYGMAFDFFNISGALFVEQNTDSSIQSSAQGVFMLMTNGVGAVLGNIIAGFVIAKWFENPITHAKDWPGIWYSFAGYALVVAILFSVLFRYKHNPKEA